The Pygocentrus nattereri isolate fPygNat1 chromosome 12, fPygNat1.pri, whole genome shotgun sequence genome includes the window ggctgggggACCGTGTGCAGGCCGTCCGCGGCTGCTGCAGGTGCCTTTAGCACGGCTGGCTGGTGCTGGAGTGACCCGGGCGGGCGAGGGAACAGGGAACGCACCCTCACTTGGTGAGTGGACGCTGCCTACCCCCTTCGGTCTCCGCCGCACCGCGGACCGCCGCGCCGGGCGgaacaaaaaggaaaatagGGCTTGACTGCTTAAGAGAAGGTGTGTgtagggggggagggggggagggggggtgggggggctgtgACTTCCAAAGAGATGGgggcgaaaaaaaaaaaaaaagtggttttaTGACATCTTATAGTCCTTTTTGTTGTTGCTCGGTTGGTCTTAAGAAATGGAGTTGATGTCCTGACACCATGGGGTCTGTAGATACACCGCCTTTCTCACCACTCCCTTGGGCCGGGGGGGCGACGTCTTACACAGACAAGATGTGCTTGACGAAGGCTGTAAAAGGAGAAGGAGGCAAACATCAGCACGAGGCCATACATGGGCTGAGGTGCTttctaaaaataacaacaaaacctGGCCATGTCAGAGCGAGCCATAAGAACCCGAGCGGCTCCGTCAGCATTTTGGTCTCGTCTCCTCACTCGACGATGTGTTTTCTAGCTTAACAGCTTCTGAACAGGAATAGAGTTTCTTGTTTGGCACTTGTGGTtcttcttttacacagtgataggaaactcAGCAGCTCATAAAAATCTCCAATTCCACATTTCACCACGAACCTACCGCCTATGAAGGAGACTCTGAATGCGTCACCGACAGTATTCACTGGACACGAGGTCATGTGAGGTGATATGTGACATGTAGGCACTTACTTTCATAGTTGACAGAGCCGTTCTCGTCCTCCTGTCCCTGCATCAAGGCGTCAACCTCGGGCTCGGACATCTTCTCACCTGTGGGAAAGGCAAGACGTTCAGTTTTACTGGAGGTTCAACTGATTTCAGCCtgaaaactacatttcccatgatGCTCCACACAGGCTCTTGGGATGCTAGTCCCAAAAAAGGCACAGTCACTAGTATTTTTCATCACAGACTTGTGAAGTTGCCTCGATGAACCACATAAAGGCCACGTAAAGATATCAGTCTACATTTCCCATGATCCCCTTGTCCACCACTTACCCTGTGTGGCCACCTGAAGCTATAGCAGCtcttaaaagtccaaaatggaGGTAATTTTAGGCCTAAAATTTTAGAAAAGTCTGTCCAGTCTGACTGTAAACCGTCTCATGAAGGAAGGAAAGTTGATCAAAATTTGCACCaatcaatacattttaaaagtctTGACGTTTCATTTGTCTGCGTTACTGTTTGGACTTCCCAGGCCAAAAGCTTAGGACACTGTGGGCCACATAAGGAGCCTACATTTCCCATGATCCCCTGCTCCACCGCTTACCCAGTGTGGACAGCACGATGCGCAGCTCAGCGCCCATCACTGTGCCGTTGCCCTCCTTGTCGAAGACGCGCAGACCCTCAACGTAGTCGTCGTAGGTGCCCTTCTGGATGGCATCCACGGTTTTCAGCATGGGTATGAAAGCGTCGAAGTCAATCCTCTTGTTGGCCATATCTGCAGAAACATGGACGCCTTAGCCTTAAACCACACGACGCCAGTCAAACCGTTTATATGATAAAAGTCCCTTCAGTAAAATGTGCGTCATCTAACACTTTCTCTGCAGAGCTATGTCTAAAACGCTCTACTGAAGCCCCGCAGTGAGAATTACAAGCAGACTAGTTCACAGCAACCGTTacacagtcgtgtgcaaaagtttgtgcccCCTTGGTAAAACACACAccctccacagagaacaaacaTTTTACgccacaattactgtttattagctgaatGCAATGTAAAGCTACATAAAGCAACATAAAGCGTGGACTGTGAAAAAATTATGGCTAATTTTATTTCGTATTTTTGATTTAAGTTcattaaacttaaataaaactcaaaaatatattgtttttttttttaactttgaaaataaatagaataagaATTGCAGAACAACGCCATGTTTAAGTTCTCTGTAGAAGGCGTGCTCATGAATTTTCACTCAGTAAATCAAGAAAACATGAATTTATCTGCGTACTGTTCCAGTAATAGAGCGAAATATCGAATCAGCCCAAAAAAACGTCCGTTAGCCAGTGGCGTAGTGGAAGCGTTGTCTTCctctctgcattaaaagctatAAACGTAAAAAACGCAGAACATAATAAAGCGGCCTTGCCTTCGGCAGATGGGTCACCCAGGATCTTCTTCACGTCCTTGTTGGTGGGGTTCTGTCCCAGGGCGCGCATGATGTCAGCAACCTGGTTGTAGGCAACCTTGTTGTCACCAACTCTGTCAAAGAGACCAAAGGCCTCCTTGAAGTCTGTAGAGCAGAGAAAAGATGCTTTTTAGCGCAGAACAGCGTCATAGATCTACAGATAGATCAGTGTAGAACTGAGTGAGGTCGGGCCACCATAAGGCTCCTGCAGCACTCGCCACTATATGACCTTACTGTTTAATACAGGTCACGTCAATAGTGGTGAAAATGAAGGCAAACCCTGGCGTAACAGCGTCGCTTTTTGATGTATGTGGTTTCTGTTGCAGGACAATTGTGTGTGATATGATAACAGAATAGGACGATTACACGGTCGTCATCTTTAGTGTATGTTACTGGAACAAGAGGATTACAAGGTTTGGATAAGACCATAtacatgtcactgctgtcggatcaaaacctcgtatctccaaaatggtaactttacaggagaaggcaaaaacatacagtagttttaatgtaagtcaatggaaccagacgtctttccaagtcattttgggccgtttctttctTTCGGTCCATTCGTTATGAAATTTACGgaaaatgtaaagagcaacgtGTCCTTAGAAATTATGCCAGGAACTGAAAAATACAAGGTTATacaatacaaggttttcttccgacagcagcgatatattataaataaattatagttAACACTGATCTTACAGCCTCATATAACACTGCGTTTCACAGACATCTATTATTTTCTGCTCTCTTTGCAAGGAGAACTGTTGCCATCCTGGATGTTTTTTGACCCCTGACTTGCCCCACAAGGTTAAAGCAAGTGAAGGTCTTCCTCTTGTCCTCACCGGCTGCCCCTAATTAACAAGGACAACTGTGTATACAGGAGGAAAGAGCGTGATGCTGAAATGGCTTGGCTATTTCTATGGGCTCAGCAGGGAGATAAATGGAAAGTGATCCAGCAACAGATTGACGGCCTCCTTTGACTTCCGTACTGTAGCAGCTGCGGCTCTCCGGGCCTCTTTTGGGCGGCCTTTAGTGCGCCGTCCCGTCTGTCAGCCGATACGTCTTGAGAAAGTGGCTCTTGCCAAACATGGCCTGAACCAAGTTTACCGCAGGAATGCTGACTACGGTGTAACCCGCGCCTCCCAGGACACGGCTGGTCGTGTCCACGCCTCGCTGGCTGTGTGAAGGCCTGCTGCTGCACAACTGTCTTGGATTATGTCAAAACAGCCGAGCGAGCTTAGCCTGCTAATTATAACAGCAAATCCAATGGTATTCCAAATCTCTCGGAAATACACGTGATTATCATAGATAGGAGGGATTTGCGAGTTAGCTGGAGGAGGGCTAACGTGACTTCACTGGGTACTGAGAGGTGCACAATATGGGGGGATCAATAGTTCACGTTCCACCAGAAAAGCCTGCATTAGCTGGGGATAAACACCAAAAGGCTTCTGTGAAACGGACGCCTGCTTTACCGTTGCCTAAAATATCCAACATATGTTCATCCACAGCCGCTGAGGACAGCTGAAGTCCTCCGTTCAGATGAATCCATCTGAGCACCTAGCTTGATCAAACCAAGGCGAACAAGCTCTGCTGGGGATTCGTTTCAAAGCTGACAAGCTTCACAGACTATTAGGTTTAAATGGAAGCTGACAAGTTTCATCGGAAGtgtgtttcaaataaagctaAGAAGTTCCACAGACTGTCTTAAACGGAAGCTAATAAGCTTTattctctttattctctgttacATGAAAGCTGACAAGTAGTTCCCCTGACAGTGTGCTTCGGATAAAGCTAACAGGCTCCGCTTGCTATTGCTTTTGAATGAAAGTTGACCAGCTCCACCGGCATTTGGTTCAGAGAGAAGCAAACGTGCCCCCTGGCTGGTCTAACTAGCCTGAAACTGCAGGAGTTTGTGAGCATTCATGGCGTATTTGAACCAGAACAGCTCACATTAGCAAGCTAATTCGGCTAACAACGCTTAGCCTGCATCGCTACGTCCCACCTTTAGCACCATCATCTAACACCACAGAAGACCTGGAGCTTGCCCCTGCTAACTAGGTGAGTAACATCAGAGCCTTCTTACTTCTACTACTTCTACTTCTGCTAAGTTGCTAAGACTGCATTGTTGTGAACCTGCCCTGGTTCATCATCTATTCCTTTTTCAGCGCAAAAATACGTGGAAGCTTCATTTTCACTGCTCAAGTGACTGAAGTTTGTGGACTAGCAAGAGCCCACTTGGTTCTGAGGTAAAGTTTAAGAGCTACCTGGGGTTCagtaatgtactgtatatacaggATAGACATATGATACTTACCCTCaatctggtcagcagtgaaTTCAGTCTGGCAAAGACATAAACACAAAGTCAGTCCAGTTTACATGACTACAGCTTATCATTGCACAATGGAACAGTTATAGGCCTCTATGTTACATCAGTGTAGGACAGTGGTTACGCAGTGTTACGCAATTCGACGAGTTCTACTAGAAATATTCAAACACACAATCGT containing:
- the mylz3 gene encoding myosin, light polypeptide 3, skeletal muscle → MTEFTADQIEDFKEAFGLFDRVGDNKVAYNQVADIMRALGQNPTNKDVKKILGDPSAEDMANKRIDFDAFIPMLKTVDAIQKGTYDDYVEGLRVFDKEGNGTVMGAELRIVLSTLGEKMSEPEVDALMQGQEDENGSVNYETFVKHILSV